Genomic segment of Panicum virgatum strain AP13 chromosome 2K, P.virgatum_v5, whole genome shotgun sequence:
TCTTTCCTTATTAACGATGTGGTTAATTCTGCCCATAATAATCCTGCTGGAAACAATCATTTCCAACAGGAGATTTTAAGTCATTTCATCCTCGTTTAATTTCTTTTTGGGTGATTATTAATTGAGATTATTCCTTCAATTCATGATGTGCGAGCTGTCTGTACATCGTAGTTGTAAtctctcacaagtcacaaccacCATGCAACAAATCCACTGCAGGCCTCCTGGAATTAATAAACATGAATTTTATTTCTGTAACAAAAAAACAGAAAAGATGAATAATGATCCAGCAACGCACGTCATGCATGCGTGCATGACGACTGAATGTGCAGGTGTACCCGCTGTTCGCGACGACGGGCGTCGCGGTGGGGATCTGCGTGATGCAGCTGGTGCGCAACATCACGACCAACCCGGAGGTGCGGGTGACCAAGCAGAACCGGGCGGCGGGGGTGCTGGACAACCACGACGAAGGCCGCCGCTACTCCCAGCACTTGGTCCGCAGGTTCTGGCTCTCCCAGCGCCGCGACTACATGCTCGCCCTCGACAACAACAACCACAAAGAATCCACCAACAAGTAGACCCATCCATCCATGCTGCTAGCTGCTGTGTCGATAACGCAACACGCCGGTGCATGCGATAATGATCGATCACCCAGATAAGTAGTAGCATTAGGCCGGTCCATTAATTATATTCGTACGTGTTTATATTATTTGCACGCATTTAATTTGGGCTAGCTGTCTTGTGAGGACGACGGTCTCTGTTATTATATATGCATGCCCCATGGGTGACCACCAGTTTCATACAGCCTACTGGGATTATTATTTCTTCGATTATGTGGTTTTCTTTGGTTATTCGTCTGGATCCGAACAATTTCAATGTAAGTTAAATGTTCTGATTATTGATCGGTCTATATATAAAATGCATCCCGTTATTATTCGTTTCCACGGTACATACATTTTTAAGTGTGCAACTATCTCGGTCACATTTTCTGTTAATAAGTTTCATAATATTTTAGAAACTGCCAAGACAGCTCAAAaggtatatatttatatacacatatatttgGCAGCACCCAATGTCCCCACATTTTTAATCTACAAAAACAATGTCCCCGCATTTTCCGTGATGGAAAAAAGCTATGTAGGTGCCATGGCGGGGTGTAGACGTGGCGAGAAGACGGGAGCAAGTCGGCGTGTGTGGCACCATCCCTCATCCTTCTTTTCATTttgtctctcctctctctttctttcttaaaaaaaagcGTCATCGGTTTACAAACAGTTTTTGTAATTTTCTGAAAGCTTTTCCACAGTTTGTTTGTGATCGTTTTCCTTTAAGTAATTAGTGAAAAAAGTTTCAGTTTTTGTGGAAAAGTTTTTAGACTTTTTGTGAAAGGTTCTTTAAGATTCTTTCTGGGAAAACTGATTCCTGGTGAAgatttcttgatgcttactttTGGTTTGTTCTCATTATTCGTTTGGACCCAAACATTTGGAAGTAAGCTAATTATTCCTTAATATTCCCACTACACCTTTTACGGGTACaagttttcttttccttttttcacGATGTGTTTACATTTTTTCCATCTCGATCTATTCCCCATCATGGTCTCATTTTTTGTTAAGTTTaataatatttcaaaaatagttcTAGCCAGCTCCCTAGTAGATATATACAAAAACATATATGGTAGCATCCGGTATCCCCCACACTTTTGGCGATGGAAAAGTTATTGATGCCATGACAGGGTATAAATTTAACATGGCGAAAAGAGGAGAACAATTCCATTTGCGTGTGTGGCACACCATCCTCATCCTCCTTTTCATTTtgtctctcttctcttttttcttaaaAAGCTTCATCAGTTTCGTTTCTTCACTGTATTTGTAATTTTGTGAAAGCTTTTCCATGATTTGTTTTGTGACCTTTTCCTTTAAGATATTAGTGAAAAGTCTCAGTTTTTTGCGAAAAGCTTTTAGAGTTTTGTGAAAGGTCGTTCTTTAAGGTTCCTTTTGGGAAAACTGATTCCTAGAGAAAAATTCTTGATGCTTAGTTTAGGTTTGTTCTTGTTATTTGTTTGGACCGAAAGTATTAAGCTAAATGTTCCAACTCTATAAAATGGATTTCGTTGTTcccaatataatttttt
This window contains:
- the LOC120695933 gene encoding uncharacterized protein LOC120695933; translated protein: MSSSRWIKPEVYPLFATTGVAVGICVMQLVRNITTNPEVRVTKQNRAAGVLDNHDEGRRYSQHLVRRFWLSQRRDYMLALDNNNHKESTNK